One stretch of Halobaculum marinum DNA includes these proteins:
- a CDS encoding queuosine precursor transporter — protein sequence MSDGVAAAEPLRLDVPLAAVVLTALFVAALVTAQVISAKLLAVTLPVLGAVTAPGGTLAYAVTFFASDCLSELYGKEYARRVVNVAFAMNFVLLALVFATIATPAAQGSVDPAAFETVLGLSGNIVLGSLVAYVLSQNWDVIAFHRIREFTDGDALWLRNVGSTATSQLIDTVVFTLVAFAVAPAVFGIGPALPTSVLLSLIVGQYVLKLLIALVDTPLVYAAVAFVRRDDAEATGVTA from the coding sequence ATGAGTGACGGAGTCGCCGCCGCGGAACCGCTCCGCCTCGACGTGCCGCTGGCGGCGGTCGTCCTCACCGCGCTGTTCGTCGCGGCGCTCGTGACCGCGCAGGTCATCTCCGCGAAACTGCTGGCGGTCACGCTCCCCGTGCTCGGCGCCGTCACCGCCCCCGGCGGGACGCTGGCGTACGCGGTCACCTTCTTCGCCTCCGACTGTCTCTCGGAACTGTACGGCAAGGAGTACGCCCGACGCGTCGTCAACGTCGCCTTCGCGATGAACTTCGTCCTGCTGGCGCTGGTGTTCGCGACCATCGCGACGCCCGCCGCGCAGGGGTCGGTCGACCCCGCCGCGTTCGAGACGGTGCTCGGCCTCTCGGGCAACATCGTCCTCGGCTCGCTCGTCGCCTACGTGCTGAGCCAGAACTGGGACGTGATCGCGTTCCACCGCATCCGCGAGTTCACCGACGGCGACGCGCTGTGGCTGCGCAACGTCGGCTCGACTGCGACGAGTCAGCTCATCGACACCGTCGTGTTCACGCTCGTCGCGTTCGCCGTCGCGCCCGCCGTCTTCGGCATCGGGCCAGCGCTCCCCACCTCGGTGCTCCTGTCGCTGATCGTCGGGCAGTACGTGCTGAAACTCCTGATCGCGCTCGTCGACACGCCGCTCGTGTACGCCGCCGTCGCGTTCGTCCGCCGCGACGACGCCGAGGCGACCGGCGTGACCGCCTGA
- a CDS encoding ribbon-helix-helix domain-containing protein, which yields MPKISVEMPGELLADLDEHVGDDGKFVNRSDAIRASVRKTLDVLDKIDARHGRLEREQSDEVAEE from the coding sequence ATGCCCAAGATAAGCGTCGAGATGCCCGGGGAACTCCTCGCGGATCTCGACGAGCACGTCGGCGACGACGGCAAGTTCGTGAATCGAAGTGACGCGATCCGCGCGTCGGTACGCAAGACGTTGGACGTCCTCGACAAGATCGACGCCCGTCACGGTCGACTGGAGCGGGAGCAGTCCGACGAGGTGGCCGAGGAATGA
- the tatC gene encoding twin-arginine translocase subunit TatC, whose translation MSSALDEDTQRALAEGRETAGAMLRSAQKDLQKVFIVFVIGFMGTFYALRLYVWDFLKGVTRAQLSEAAGQEVEIIAQTPFDVILLQAKIGMIVGIVVAIPPLLYFSRDALRERGAWPQSPVARWKLALIAVTAVGLFAVGVAYGYLVFFPFMFAFLANNALSAGIQPTYSIVKWAQFIALLTFSFGFAAQMPLLITALSYAEIVPYETFREKWRHAVVAIFVFGAVFSPPDPFTQIMWAAPLLLLYGASLYFAKVVVTAKRGSERIDLRATASRRWNALAGVAVAVAAAVFLFYTRGGAQAVNGVAGAVTDYRLVTDLPTPLVVGIAAAVGVVAALVALGYFVYAELDASAAGVGGGAVGDPEGIDLAALDETGVWAAPPEAFEGMTEQEALAAASAAMEDDDPGKAQAILDRFDQAEAEGTAGEAVDDDGAAASTGPTRDLFPADEGVIRATRRGAGFVDWRGRFGSLWNVLLGIAAIVAAVGYVLVERPTLADSILTEYGTSSAAILASVGVSGTAAIAAFAAGGLSLAALLGLLLAVYFAYVAGTDPTAVDVEVFTADEVRRAPDAVFAGVSERRANYLADRAAANGDTEKARAVLDRFDEAQTAREAAEQRGGSGSPSVPGAADDVGNRASRAGGTLLEGLTDGERDEDDIGGYYDDLAFIAASLRSRLFILVSVFGVTLASVFAFLYLGGIGDVKNNFVNRIPEEVVGVGAENFGVIVLHPVEALIFEVKISTIAGAVAVLPFAAYYAWPALRDRGFVRGRRQVVFGWVAALLAGLLGGLALGYTVIAPTVISWLVGDALAAGMVISYRISDFAWLVFFTTVGIGFLADVPVLMVLLNTAGVSYQAMRSRWREVTVAIMLVAALFTPADVFTMFLVTIPLMAAYGVGLLILWVLTLGGRRNLGKPTVNLVRDSKPGA comes from the coding sequence ATGTCAAGCGCGCTCGATGAGGACACCCAACGGGCGCTGGCGGAGGGGCGAGAGACCGCCGGCGCGATGCTCAGGTCCGCCCAGAAGGACCTCCAGAAGGTGTTCATCGTCTTCGTCATCGGGTTCATGGGGACGTTCTACGCCCTCCGGCTGTACGTCTGGGACTTCCTGAAGGGCGTCACCCGCGCGCAGTTGAGCGAGGCCGCCGGCCAGGAGGTCGAGATCATCGCCCAGACCCCGTTCGACGTGATCCTCCTCCAGGCGAAGATCGGGATGATCGTCGGCATCGTCGTCGCGATCCCGCCGCTGCTGTACTTCTCGCGCGACGCCCTCCGCGAGCGCGGCGCGTGGCCACAGTCCCCGGTCGCTCGCTGGAAACTCGCGCTCATCGCCGTCACCGCCGTCGGTCTGTTCGCCGTCGGCGTCGCCTACGGCTACCTCGTGTTCTTCCCGTTCATGTTCGCGTTCCTCGCGAACAACGCCCTCTCCGCCGGGATCCAGCCGACCTACTCCATCGTGAAGTGGGCGCAGTTCATCGCCCTCCTGACGTTCTCGTTCGGCTTCGCCGCCCAGATGCCGCTGTTGATCACGGCGCTGTCGTACGCCGAGATCGTCCCCTACGAGACGTTCCGCGAGAAGTGGCGCCACGCCGTCGTCGCCATCTTCGTGTTCGGCGCCGTCTTCTCCCCGCCGGACCCGTTCACGCAGATCATGTGGGCGGCGCCGCTGCTGTTGCTGTACGGCGCCTCGCTGTACTTCGCGAAGGTCGTCGTCACCGCCAAGCGCGGTAGTGAGCGCATCGACCTCCGGGCGACCGCGAGTCGCCGGTGGAACGCCCTCGCCGGCGTCGCCGTCGCCGTCGCGGCGGCCGTCTTCCTGTTCTACACCCGCGGCGGCGCGCAGGCGGTCAACGGCGTCGCCGGCGCCGTCACCGACTACCGACTCGTCACCGACCTCCCGACGCCGCTCGTCGTCGGCATCGCCGCCGCCGTGGGCGTCGTCGCGGCGCTGGTGGCGCTCGGCTACTTCGTGTACGCCGAACTCGACGCCTCTGCCGCCGGCGTGGGAGGCGGCGCCGTCGGCGACCCCGAGGGGATCGATCTGGCCGCGCTCGACGAGACGGGCGTGTGGGCCGCCCCGCCCGAGGCGTTCGAGGGGATGACCGAACAGGAGGCGCTGGCGGCGGCCTCCGCCGCGATGGAGGACGACGACCCCGGGAAGGCGCAGGCGATCCTCGACCGCTTCGACCAAGCGGAAGCCGAGGGGACGGCTGGCGAAGCCGTCGACGACGACGGCGCGGCGGCGTCCACCGGCCCTACGCGTGACCTGTTCCCCGCTGACGAGGGCGTGATCCGGGCGACGCGCCGGGGAGCCGGCTTCGTCGACTGGCGCGGCCGCTTCGGCTCGCTGTGGAACGTACTGCTCGGCATCGCCGCCATCGTCGCCGCCGTCGGCTACGTGCTCGTCGAGCGACCGACGCTGGCGGACTCGATCCTGACGGAGTACGGCACGAGTTCGGCGGCCATTCTCGCGAGCGTCGGCGTGAGCGGGACCGCCGCCATCGCGGCGTTCGCCGCCGGGGGGCTCTCGTTGGCGGCCCTCCTCGGTCTGCTCTTGGCCGTCTACTTCGCGTACGTCGCGGGCACCGACCCGACCGCCGTCGACGTGGAGGTGTTCACCGCCGACGAGGTGCGCCGCGCGCCCGACGCCGTGTTCGCGGGCGTCTCCGAGCGCCGCGCGAACTACCTCGCCGACCGCGCCGCCGCCAACGGCGACACGGAGAAAGCCCGCGCGGTGCTCGACCGGTTCGACGAGGCGCAGACCGCTCGCGAGGCCGCCGAGCAGCGTGGTGGGTCGGGCTCCCCGTCGGTGCCCGGCGCCGCCGACGACGTCGGGAATCGCGCCTCCCGCGCCGGCGGCACGCTGTTGGAGGGGCTGACCGACGGCGAGCGCGACGAGGACGACATCGGCGGCTACTACGACGACTTGGCGTTCATCGCGGCGTCGCTCCGCTCGCGACTGTTCATCCTCGTGTCGGTGTTCGGGGTGACGCTCGCGAGCGTGTTCGCGTTCCTCTACCTCGGCGGCATCGGCGACGTGAAGAACAACTTCGTGAACCGCATCCCCGAGGAGGTCGTCGGCGTCGGCGCGGAGAACTTCGGCGTCATCGTGCTCCACCCGGTGGAGGCGCTCATCTTCGAGGTGAAGATATCCACCATCGCCGGTGCCGTCGCCGTCCTGCCGTTCGCGGCGTACTACGCGTGGCCCGCGCTCCGGGACCGCGGCTTCGTCCGCGGGCGCCGGCAGGTCGTGTTCGGCTGGGTCGCCGCGCTGCTGGCGGGCTTGCTGGGCGGCCTCGCACTCGGCTACACCGTCATCGCGCCGACGGTCATCTCGTGGCTCGTCGGCGACGCGCTCGCCGCCGGCATGGTGATCAGCTACCGGATCAGCGACTTCGCGTGGCTCGTGTTCTTCACGACCGTCGGCATCGGCTTCCTCGCCGACGTGCCGGTGTTGATGGTGCTTCTCAACACCGCTGGCGTCTCCTACCAGGCGATGCGCTCGCGCTGGCGCGAGGTGACGGTTGCGATCATGCTCGTCGCCGCGCTGTTCACCCCGGCGGACGTGTTCACGATGTTCCTCGTGACCATCCCGCTGATGGCCGCCTACGGGGTCGGCCTGCTGATCCTGTGGGTGCTCACCCTCGGGGGACGGCGTAACCTCGGGAAGCCGACCGTCAACCTCGTGCGCGACTCCAAGCCGGGGGCCTGA
- the tatC gene encoding twin-arginine translocase subunit TatC, translated as MTTDPDPPADDPVDADDGDTDGSGPADPSERDDDGGGDDDAPVESDDSFEFPADGATDDDTADDTDDSDNDDGNTVDDTDGSDNDGSAENADDADDADDTATDSADPDDDAEHEPAEPTGIDGEQVTVPPEPDQPVPEPVAGERSEEEEVVSNGEGAMTAAEKGMAAVNEGMGHLGGEGGGPDSDQEMPLAEHIEEMMRRLGVVFAVSGVVVVAVLLVGTVSPTVPSAEEIIQFLWDSHVGFEDNRPRVYGPLEFLLTKLKVASLAGLLVGLPVFVYETYRFMKPGLYPHERRYYLAAVPTSLILGLVGVAFAHFIVLPVIFDYFISYTEESAVLAFSLRETFNLILLLMGYMAIVFQIPLFIQLAIMMGLVTREWMEDRRLLFWSAFVGLAFIVSPDPTGMAPIIVGATMITLFEGTLALLRWTGN; from the coding sequence ATGACTACGGATCCGGACCCGCCGGCGGACGATCCGGTGGACGCCGACGACGGCGACACCGACGGGTCCGGACCCGCCGACCCCTCCGAGCGCGACGACGACGGCGGTGGCGACGACGACGCGCCCGTCGAGTCGGACGACTCCTTCGAGTTCCCGGCCGACGGCGCGACGGACGACGACACGGCAGACGACACCGACGACAGCGATAACGACGACGGCAACACGGTAGACGACACCGACGGCAGCGATAACGACGGCAGCGCGGAGAACGCGGACGACGCAGACGACGCGGACGACACGGCCACCGACAGTGCCGACCCAGACGACGACGCGGAGCACGAGCCCGCCGAGCCGACAGGCATCGACGGCGAACAGGTCACTGTGCCGCCCGAACCGGATCAACCCGTCCCCGAGCCGGTCGCCGGCGAGCGGTCCGAGGAGGAGGAGGTGGTCTCCAACGGCGAGGGCGCGATGACGGCCGCCGAGAAGGGGATGGCGGCGGTCAACGAGGGGATGGGCCACCTCGGCGGCGAGGGCGGCGGGCCCGACTCCGACCAGGAGATGCCGCTGGCCGAGCACATCGAGGAGATGATGCGCCGCCTCGGCGTCGTGTTCGCCGTCTCGGGCGTCGTCGTCGTCGCGGTGCTGCTCGTCGGGACCGTGTCGCCGACGGTGCCGAGCGCCGAGGAGATTATCCAGTTCCTGTGGGACTCCCACGTCGGCTTCGAGGACAACCGCCCGCGGGTGTACGGCCCGCTGGAGTTCCTCCTCACCAAGTTGAAGGTCGCCTCCCTGGCCGGCCTGCTCGTCGGCCTGCCGGTGTTCGTCTACGAGACGTACCGCTTCATGAAGCCCGGGCTGTACCCCCACGAGCGCCGCTACTACCTCGCGGCGGTGCCGACGAGTCTGATCCTCGGGCTCGTCGGCGTCGCGTTCGCACACTTCATCGTCCTCCCCGTCATCTTCGACTACTTCATCAGCTACACCGAGGAGAGCGCGGTGCTCGCGTTCAGCCTGCGGGAGACGTTCAACCTCATCCTCCTGCTGATGGGGTACATGGCCATCGTGTTCCAGATCCCGCTGTTCATCCAACTGGCGATCATGATGGGGCTGGTGACGCGCGAGTGGATGGAGGACCGCCGCCTGCTGTTCTGGTCGGCGTTCGTCGGCCTCGCGTTCATCGTCTCGCCGGACCCGACCGGGATGGCGCCCATCATCGTCGGCGCGACGATGATCACGCTGTTCGAGGGGACGCTGGCGCTGTTGCGCTGGACCGGGAACTAG